AATTATTGAATATCTTACGTGTATAGTGAGAAAGCCCTGGAGGCCGGTTCCATGTGCttagccaaaaagaaaaaaaatcactccTCCTTGCGAAAGCCAGGGGTGAAGTGCAAGATCACTCTTTTGAGAGAGAATATGTTACTTTCCTTAAAGAAACTGGGAATCCTAATTGAGCTCTCTATTCTCATTGGGAACTTAGAAACTTTTAAGCTCAAACTTCCAAATTCCATCTCAACCAATTCTCACTATGTCTTTAATCAAAGCCCTTCGTTCCATCTTAATTGGCATTCTTCTTTGTAACCATGGTTGTGCACGACTCTTTTTGTTCTTTAATACAACTATTCGTCCATCTCAATCAATGCCTTTTTGGCTTTAATCACATCATCcataattttataatattttaataattagaaGAATATTGCCATTACGACCTAAATTAGCTTACATAGATCAAATTGGGCCTTACAAGTTATATAAGAATTTGGTTAGTATTACATTTTCTCCATGGCAAGCTACATAAGTAGTTACCATATCTTAAGATCGTACACAAATCCCTACTCTTAATGCACTATCACTAGGCAATGCTAGCCAGGAAATTAGCACTTTTTAGTTCTAAATAGCAATTTGTGTTTGAccgaaaggaaaataaaaaatctagTGCATGATATTTCACCCTACATTAAGTCCAAATGCCTTTAACTATTAGTGTAACAATCtttttttacaaaatatatattatatttgtttAAAATAATCAATATGCACAGATATATGTAGAATTACATTGATATCAGAACTTTTTTATTGAACTAATTTTTTCCCCATATTTTAGATGTTCTAATTCTATTAATTTGTTTGCTTCtacatattaaaaagaaaagggaaagtaTTAAGGGTTGAGGATTGGACTCAAAATTCATTTGAACACTTTTTCAATGTTAATTTAGAAACTTTTTCGAAGAATTATAATTTAGTTTTAAAAAAGAATTAACaagatataattttaaaattatatattgatGTTAGACGTGTGGACTAAGCTCAAGATTTCTTGAACAATAGGAAAcctttctttagaagaattataaaggagaaaaagaattaaaaacttccCAAAAAGAACCTGTTGAGAGTGGGATTTGAACCCACGCCCTTTCGGACCAGAACCTTAATCTGGCGCCTTAGACCAACTCGGCCATCTCAACTTGTTAATAACCCTTTTATTATGTATTAATTCAAATTGAATATAGGATTAGTCAGGAAAAAATAAATGTAAAGAAACAAACATGCTAAATCCCAAATTTTTAACTTCTCTAGTAATTCTAACCACTACTTAGGTAGGTCATGgtccataatgaaaatgctactATTCTAGGGTTATAAGGATGGAGTTTTCTCCCCGCTAAGATGATAACATGAGAATATTATTTATGTCGTAAAAGAAAAAAGTTATATAGCTTGACGATACGATATTACAAAGATAAGATAAGATTTCCTTCAAGCTTCATAAACATCCAAAAATAAGGCATACTTGACTAACAACTAAGATGTGTCGTTACCGTGATGAGGGATGTAGTAGAACAAAACCCCACCTGCAATTTTAGTAAGAAAAAGAGAATAATTAAAATCTCCAATACCATTatcaaaagtttttctttttgtgcaATCCTTATATAATAACTAAGGTGCCTCTTTTAGCTCGAAGCCATGGAAACCAATATCTAGCCCAACTTTAATCATTCCCTCAATGCCAAAGCTtcaataatttttgtttttgaaatactTCTGCATTTTTTAGTAACAACTACTTTAAATTTTTCCAtctttatttctaaaatattacCAACTCTACCACAACCAAAATTTTAAAGTAGTTTATACTCCACGCAACGTGCAAACTTAGTGTTGACTTCAAGTCAACCAGTGATACATAGTGGACTTTGAGATACATATTTGCCATCATGTCGAATAGTGCACAAAAAATTGAGAGGTGGATGCTTCTAAATCCAAAAATCCACCATGTATGGTCGGGGTCCAAGTGGAAACTAGGTTTCCACTTCATAATGATTCACTCATTGTCAAGGATCTGAACGCAAGGCGACTCATCAGGTCAGAAGTCAAAAACCTTGTTTACATTACATTCTGGCTAATGATGGCATCTAAAAAGGGTACATGCATATTCACCATGTGCAAGGTTTGGATAGGATAATCATGGAGGAGTCTCGAGCCAAGCACCCTTAAATTGAGTAACTCAGAGGTTGAAGCCTTGGTACCCTCGACTCCATTTAGAAAATATGCTGAGTAATCTTAGGAATGGTTCTACATGAGATCTATTATACCCCTCAGGCCAAATAAAGAGAGCTTTGTTCAAAACTAGTTAACCATCAACGATAGATCGAATAAGGTCAAATTGTGCCTGATTTAAGGCCGATGGGCATAGTGATTTATGGGGTTCCTTTTGTCAATCTTGTAGAAGGATCACTATATGTTAGAAGACCTAGCAATTATCATAACATGGATAGTGAAGGATAGTTGGTGCCAAATATTGTTAATTATCAAAGAAGTAGAAATTAAAGGTGGACATATGTCAGCACTAGAGAGGAATGGTTACCAAACTAGTTATAATGTCATGTATAAATGGTGAGATGTAACTGAAGGAGGACCATAGACATCAAACATTGATTGttatcttttctttacctttaaTTTATCATTgtatttatctttatttttttgctcTAATTACCTTGCTTTTTTCTAGTTTATCCATAGTTGTTAGCATAGAATCGTGGCCACGTCTATAACCTACATCCTCCTCTTTTAAGTAGGTGGTATCATAGTAGTGAAAGTCCTTAAACGTTAAGACATCAAGATCCATTCTACAAATCATTCACTCTGTTTTCTTTTCGATTACTGACATTGATGGCATGCTTGTGCACTTACATGTACCATCGAGGATGTGCACCTTTCATCCCTCCTAGTGAAAAAATCCAACAGCCAATGCATCTTCTCTAGCATGCTCGATGGGGCAGCTTGGGTAGCTATCATCATGCAACTGAGAAAGAGTATTGGTGCTCAGTCATCAGGACTACCAAAGAGTCCACTACACTATATCAAGGTGCCTTCGAGTTCTCATACTAGGGCCATCTAGACTAGTTCCTCCAACTTCATAGGGAGTTGAAGTCTTCAGCGACCTAATTGACTCTACTCCTTTTGGGAAGCTTGACTTGGAAGCCATGTTTCATAGGTAGAGATGATACATCCGTTAGTTGGTCCTCTAGAAATTATAGTCACACAGTTCAAGTTTTATATGAACGATAGCCGACACGACCTGTTGGAAGTAGTCACTAGCCAAGTGGCCACTATGTTAGATCACTTGCGAAGTAATAGAAGAAATCCTCACTTTCATAGTAGAGCAGTTCAAGAGGCTTGTTTCTATTATCAAGGGTAGTATCATGCGCCACAACATGCTTTGGTATATACTATGCAGAAATCAGATGATCATATTCTTATGGCAGACAAATTGCCAATCATTCTCTACAGTATGGAAGTGATGAGATCCTTGACTTCCAAAAACTCATAACTATAGAAGAATAAGGCCAAATATTGCTTAGAAAGTCTTCAAGATTTATAGATTGAGCTGATGAGGAAGATACCTGATAAGAGAATGCAAAAGAAGTAATAtttagtatttatttttttttttttttttttacccggGTAGCAAAGGAAGCAATATCTAAATCTTGATCTACACTCGACTTGATGTGGGATCAAGACCTTTCATCCCATTCTCGCCCATCGATTATCCCAGGGCATCCatttgattgcaatctaatcaATTGTGCAAAATCAAACCCTAATCTAATTTACTCTATCAAATTTAATAATTACAAGTATTTACTAAGCTAATTTTCAAAACAATTTTCCCCGGATGTACCCCTAGTTACCATGGGAAAAAGGAGTGCGCATCCCCGCGACTTCGCCGCTGACCGGCGTCCAACCAGACCACCCATGGCGGCcgctctttcttttttattttttgtcctCCCTTTCTTCCCCTCTCGCTCTCTTCATAAAGCCCTCTCCTACTCATCCCCCCCTAAACAAAGCTCCCATGACAACTCTAATCCTCTCCGCCCTTCCGATTTCGACCTCCACCTATCCCTCCCTCTCCAAGAGCAGCGCCAAGAGCCCCATTCTCCCTTCCATCTCTTCTCTCTCGCTTCCCTCCAACCGCCGCAAGGCCAACCCCCTCGCGAGCTCTCTCCTCGGAGACCCTGGCCCTCTCTCTTCCCCCCGCGCGCCCACCACGCCTCTCTACCCGCGGCCTAGCCCTCGCTCCACCGCCGTCTTCTTCAGTCTCCCCACCGCGTAAATCCACCCTTCAACGCCCCCACCCCCTCTTCCGAACCCTGTTTTCAAGAATGACTCCtgattgaatttttgatttctcatTCTTGCAGGAAACCGGAGAGAGCTTCGACCGAGAAGATCTCCAGGTGAGCCATTgagattctttttctttcatgagGGTCGTGATTGGGTAATGATGAGTACGTTGTAATAAATGGCTCAGGTGGTCGGCGAGGGCGATAAAGTCCTTTAACATGGCGGAACTGGAGGCAAGGAAGCTCAAATACCCCAACACCGGGACGGAGGCTCTCCTCATGGGTATCCTCGTTGAGGGTCGGTATTTAATTGCCTGGCCTTTCTAAGATTCATGGTCCCTAGTCTTCGTTCTCTATAATTCTGTTGATGTTTCTTGTTTCTAGTGATAAATTTGTTTGGACTAATTAACCTGCTTCAGTGATATGATGTACGATTATTTTTTCGCTTCTTTGAAGCTAGAACTATTTGTATGGAAATCTTTTCTTTAGAGATGGGAAGTCGTATACTGGAAATAACTATCTATTACAGATTGA
The Phoenix dactylifera cultivar Barhee BC4 unplaced genomic scaffold, palm_55x_up_171113_PBpolish2nd_filt_p 001449F, whole genome shotgun sequence DNA segment above includes these coding regions:
- the LOC120108633 gene encoding ATP-dependent Clp protease ATP-binding subunit CLPT1, chloroplastic-like; amino-acid sequence: MTTLILSALPISTSTYPSLSKSSAKSPILPSISSLSLPSNRRKANPLASSLLGDPGPLSSPRAPTTPLYPRPSPRSTAVFFSLPTAKPERASTEKISRWSARAIKSFNMAELEARKLKYPNTGTEALLMGILVEGRYLIAWPF